Below is a window of Fibrobacter sp. UWB11 DNA.
CTACTTATCCAAATTTATTTTTCTACTTTTTTACTCGTCTCAACATTTTCGTTTTGAAGTTTCAATATGATATCTCCAGAATCCGGGTCCATTATCATATCAAAACTTGACCGTATGGTAAACAGGATATTGTCTATATCATAAGTCACATCCAACGGCGGGACAATACACTTATTCATGAAATCCAGAATCAACTTTTCACGAGTGTAGTCCGATGCTTTGAGAGTGTTATCTTTCAGCATAAGAGTACTCAAGAAACTATAATGGGTCTCATAAGTATATTTACCCTCTAATTCCTTGGGGATATACGAAATTCCGTCCATCCGGATTACCGGTGAATTTTTCGTCAAGTTCCAGAACAAGAATCCCTTATAGCCTGGTTCATACGATTTTGTATGTGTCGCTTCACCAGAAGCCATAAATTCGTTAAAAGCATCCCTGCGGGTAAAATAGCTCTTCATCGCCATGTCATCTTCCGAAATGAATGCGGAGAAGACGCTTCCATACGGCGTATCTTTAAAGACTTTTCCAACATGGTAAATGCGCTTGACTCGGCCTTTAGCCGTTTTGGCACGATAAGTCACCTGCTTTGTTGCAGTGCTGCCGCTGCGCACCTGCTCTTTGAGTTCCCTATCCGTCTTTGCATAATCTTCGGGAAGAATCGTATTTTTAAAATCGACACCGATAAACTCGCGAAATTCATCGACGCTATCGCACTCAAAAATATCAAGTACGCGGGCATTCACATAAAGAATATCCGCATTTGATGCATCAAAAACAATGATGCCACCAGGGACATATTCCATGTAATTCAGCGCCACCTGATGGAGAAATTCTGCATTCTTGATTGAACCATCAATTTTGGCCTTAATCAATCCCTGGTCTTTGATAGGCGTGTGGATAAACTGGTAGGCACCCAAGCGGATACTTTCCTTTGCGAGTTCCATATTATCCGTCATGATGATAAAAGGAATCTGGAGATCGCGCCGATCACATTGGAATTTTTGAATAATCTTGAACCCGTCAATTTTAGGGAGGTCTGCATCAATCAATACAAGCGATATGCGGTTACCATATTCAAGCAAAATGTTCAGAACCTGTTCGCCATCTTCGGCAAGCAGCAAGTTATAATCTTTTCTCAATACGCTTTCGAGGAACGCCCTATTTTGCGGATTGACATCGGCAAGCAATATCGTCTTTGTCTCAGTCGGGAGAGAAGCCTTCGAATCTACTACAGAGCTATCAAAAGCACTGACATGTGTATTGCGCAAAGACATGTCATAAATATGACTACCATTAATATCGGCAATCAGGCTTCCGCTCAAAAAGACATACGTGCCATGAGCGGCGTACGTCATTTCTTTTGGTGCTTTATAAGCAGCCTTTTCCGCCTCATGAAGCGTGTAATAAGCAGGATCTTTAGGATCGTTGATTGAATTTTCAACATCTTCGATATTGGCAAAACCAATACTCAGAACTTGTTCTTCAAGTTGCTTATTTACAAAGAGGAACTTAAACAAACCATTTTTATATTCCAGAATACCCTTAGGAGAATCCACCAGGTAATCAAGGCGCCCCAATTTCGAATAAACAACACGTATATCACTGTCCTCGATAAGCATCCCGATGGATTTCATGTGCTCCATGGTATCTTTCAAAGGTTGCGGTTTTCCGTAATAGTAACCCTGAACCTTTTCGCAACCAATGCCCTTCAAGAAATCCATTTGTTCCTTAGTTTCTACACCTTCGGCCAAAGTCTTTAACCCAAGATTTTTCGCCATGCGGACGGTCGAACGGATTATCGTACGGGAAGCATCGTTAAAATTCGAGAGAAACGCCATGTCAATCTTGAGTTCATCGAACTTGTAATCCTTGAGGGTATTTAACGATGAATAACCACTTCCGAAATCGTCCATCCAAACTTCGTAACCCACCAGACGGAATCTTTGAATTTCGCTCTGGACATAAGAATCCGAAGCCATGATACTTTCTGTAATTTCGACTCGAATATACTCGCGTTCAATGTTATACTTCTGAAGAGCTTTTTCGACAACATCAAAAATATCGCAACCGATAAAGTCCAGACGCGAAAGGTTAAACGACACAGGAACCACAGGATGCCCCTGGTCAAGTTCCTCGCGCATTTCCTTACACACAAGCTCTACAATATGGCTATCGAGTTTATGGATTTGGCGAGATTCTTCGAGAGCTCCGATAAATACGGCCGGATTCAAAAAACCATATTGCGGGTCTATCCAACGGGCAAGCGCTTCCATGCCACAAAACGTTTCCGTAATTGTACGGACAACCGGTTGGTAGTAAACCTTGATATACCCCTTCGCAATAGCTTCGTCAATATGATTTACAACGTAGTTCTGGAGCAAAAGAGCTTTGCGCAAATCATCATCGTAATAGCGGATAAAGGTGTCGCCATTTTTCTTTTGTTCATGGCAAGCGAGTTTAGCCTTTTCACTTGTATCGAGGATTGCATCAAATTCGTCAATCTTGCAAATACCTACATAAAGGTCCATCGATATTTTCGAGATAAACCCCTTAACATTTCTACGGATTTCATTGAGTTTATCTTCTACATTACGGACATCTGCAATGACTGCAAAATGATCATTGGAAAAACGCCAAATCAAATTTTTCGGGAACTGTTTTTTAAGAGACGCCGCAAAATTGATCAGGAACTCGTTTCCCATATTGAAACCGTTTGCGCTATTGTACAGTTTCATCCCGACAATATCAAAAAAGATAATGGCAGGCTCACCGCCAGCATTCCTGATTTTATCTGCAAAGTTTTCACCGCACACGCGGCTATATTCCATATTCGGAAGGCCTGTCAGAGAATCGAAATAGCGGTCGGCATGTTCACTGACTCGCAATAAAACGGAATTCTTACCGTGCCAGCGCATCAAAGTTGCGCTTAAAATCAAGTCTTTGCCCGTGCGGGGATTTTGAACAATAGCTTCGCCCTTTTCGAGAATATCATCCACGGTAATCAGGCTCGACTCGCCGGCATTGAAGAAATACTCTTCAAACAAAATCCCGGAATCAAAAGCCTTTACCGGTTTCAAAATTCGTTCCACGGATGCGCTGACCATGTAAATTTCGTGAGTCTTGGCATCGAGAATAACATAGGGATTAACTTTATCTGTATTCAGATATTCAACAAGGCTATCATCAAAAATTAATCGATTTCCGCGGTTTGATTCTAGCGCTGCAGTCACGTCATCGTAAACAACGACTACATAATCATTTCCATCGTCGAATTGATCGTGGTACCCTACCGCATGGAGCGTGCGGAATTCTTCTTTACCATACAATTTTTGACGATAAACAACATCGTAATGGCAATTTTTCGCTTTTGCAAACTCTTTTGCCTTAGTCGCAACAAGCACGACATCTTCACGATGGACATCCCTGTACATGTCCGTATCAAGTAAAGAAATCAGATTTTCACGAGTGCAACCTGGAGGAAGCCAGCGAACAAGACCTTCTGAGACTAAAACCGTTTTAATGTATCCATCAACAAATTGATAGACAGCTATAGGGATCTCAGATTTTTCCAATACATCTCGCACCGACATAACCACACGCCTCCGTTAGCACGGGGGTGGATGCAAAATCCAACAACAATAATTCCGCTATCCACTCTCGAAACGACTCCATATACCACTCCCCCCCCCCAAAAAACGAAAATAACCTCTAATAATTAAAATAGTTTAAAATCCGCTGATTTGCAAGTTTTTTATCATATTTCCGTAATAAAATTAGAGGTTAGTGTGATTATGCGCAAAGCGATAAACAATCCTAAGCAGAAACCTTACGCCCCGCTTCGACAGCATCGGCAATGGCAAGCCCCGTAAATTCTTGAGCACTAAACCACCGACCACTCTTTTTGTCATCGAGAAGGACGCTCACAAGGGCTCCCGGGATAACTGTTTCCGGTGCATTCGGCGCATTCGGGCCACCGAGATCCGTACGGAGCCACCCCGGATCCATCACGTTCATCATCACGTCGGTTCCATTGAGTTTGCAGGCGAAATCCTTCACGAACTTGGTGAGGGCGGCCTTCGCGCAAGCATAACCGGCAAGTTCAGGCTCGTTGGCGATACCGCTCGTAGTGAGCTGCATGCGACCAAAGCCGCGCTTGATCATTCCCGGCAAAAAATGGTAGGCGATTTTAATCGGAGCAAAGAAATTTACCGCCATAGCCTGACGGAAGTCGTCCATCGTATTGGTCGTGTAGTCCGAAAAATAGTGGCTCATAAGGCCAGCATTGTTAAAAACAAAATCGATTTGCACGCCCAGGGCATCAATTTCTGCAAGAGCTGCATCAATTTCGGCTTCATTTTCGAGATTGCAACCCACAGCCTTCACCTGGACTCCATACGGAGCAAGTTCCGCAATTACCTTTTCGGCATGGCTTTTATCGCGCCCCTGCAAAATGAGATTTGCACCGAGTTTTGCCATTTCTATGGCAATAAGGCGACCGACACCGCGGCAACCACCCGTAATAAGACACCATTTCCCTTTCACGTCAATCATTCGTACTCCTTTGCGCCATGCGCAGAAAATTGGATATAATTCATTGCTTTTTCGAAAAATAAACAATAATCTCGACACCAAAACTCAAAAAAAGTCCATTCATGTACACATTTGTAAATGTATTTTTAGTCATTTTGACAACTATCGCATGCACTATTTTTTTTAAAGTTTTCATAAACTTGGTCTCGATGTACTACGAGACACTCCTACTACATGAAGCAATAAGGCTCCTTCTAATTTCGATCAGGCAATCGCGGCAACATACACAGCAGTCGCTATCCATCGAATCCGGGATATCCAGACAATTCATATCCCAAATGGAATGCGGGAAACGAGTACCTTCTCTCGACACCCTATCCCAGCTATCCATAGCCCTGAAAACAAACATCAGTTCACTCATGGTGGAGCTAGACCGCATTTACCAGCACCTATTCCGGCAAAGACAGGCCAAACAAATCGAGAAAATTGAGGAATTTTCTGCACAGAGCGCCGCTGAGCCCCGCAACCTAGGCCTACAATACATTCGCAACGCCAAAGGATTCCATCAGCCCTAGCCCTTAACAAAAAACTTAAAATTTTCTATCTTTGCGTCTGATGGAATGGCCGCGCAATATAAAAACTTTGACAACCGACGAGCTCAAAGCTTGGCTTCGGGATGTAGACGAAAAGCCCTATCGCGCTGATCAAATTCAAAAATGGCTATTCTGCCAGCAGGTGCGTTCTTACGACGACATGGGGAATATCTCCCCCACCCTCCGCGAAAAAATGGCAAAACAGTTCACGCTTTGCGGTCTCAAGGAAGACCAGCGTTCTGTTTCTGTCGATGGAACGGTAAAATGGCTGTTCCAGACCGAGGACGGTCACCACATCGAGACCGTGATGATTCCAGCAAATGGTCGCTATTCCGTTTGCGTATCGACTCAGGTTGGCTGCGCCATGAACTGCGCATTCTGCCGTACCGCCAAGATGGGATTCACCCGTAACCTCGAAGCAGGCGAAATCCTCGAAGAAATCATCAATGTGAACTGGTACCTGAAGGACAACGGCTTCATGAACGAAGAAGGCGGAGTCGCACAGGTGACAAATATCATTTTCATGGGCATGGGCGAACCGCTCAACAACCTTGAAAACGTTCACCGCGTCTGCTGCACCCTGCACAATCAGAAACTTTTCAACATGGGCGCAAAGCGCATGACCGTGAGCACTTCGGGAGTTGTCCCGAAAATCAAGGAGCTCGTGGACCGCAATACGCCCTGCTGCCTCGCCGTAAGCCTCAACAGCACGAACAACGAATACCGTTCGTCCGTGATGCCGGTGAACAAGACGTGGCCTATCGAAAAACTTTTGGAAGCGGTAGATGAATACATCCGCCGCACCGATAACTACGTGACGTTCGAGTTCGTGCTCATCCAAAACATCACCTGCACTCCCAAGGCCGCCAAGGAACTCATCCGTATTTGCGCCCCTCGCCGAGTGAAAGTGAATGCAATCGTGCTGAACGATGGCGATGACCCGACACTCCACGCCCCCACCCCCGAAGAGGTGGAAGACTTTCTCGCCGCTGTGCGAGCTGCTGAAATTCAAATCACGATCCGCAATCCGCGCGGTAGGGATATCCTTGCCGCATGTGGACAATTAGCGTACAAAAAGGAAGGTAAAGAATGTTAACGCAAAACCTCCCGGAATTCTGGGACAATCTTTATGCCGAAGGCAAGGACTACTGGAATTTCAAGAAGGCGACCCCGGCCCTGCTCGAATTTTTCAAGCACCCCTCCTGCCCTGCAGAGGGTTCCGTGCTGATTCCCGGTGCCGGATTCGGATACGATGCCGAGGCTTGGGCTTTGCGTGGACATGATGTTTTGGCTGTAGATTTTGCACCGACCGCTGTCGATGAACTGGACCATCTGAGCCGCAAACACAAGAATCTGCGCTCGCTCGACCTTGACTTGTTCACGCTTTCACCGAAGGACGCCAAGCGTGGCGGCCAGCTGTTCGACATCATTTACGATTACGGCACATTCTCGGCAATCCATCCGGGCCGCCGCGATGAATTCTTCGAAGTCTGCTACAAGATGATGAAGGATGACGGCATATTCATTTGCCTCATGTACCCGCTCATGAACGGCAAGACCATGCAGGGCCCTCCGCACTGCATGAGCGAAGGCGAACTCATGGCTCGTCTGGACGGCGTGTTCGACATTGTTGAACGCGTGAAGCCGACGAACAGCATTCCGGGCCGCGAAGGCAAGGAAGAATTCTGGCTCATGAAGAAGTGTCTGTAATTATCACGCAGCTATTTTAGTTGTCACCCCGGCCTCTGTGTCGGGGTTTTCTTTTTATAGACTTTGGGCTTGTAAAAAATGAACGGAGCACTCCACACGCGCCCCAATTTTTTGTATTTTTGCACCAGTTTTAAACAAGGATTTTTACTATGGCAAACGATTTATGTCCCTGCGGTTCTGGCAAAGCATACTGCGACTGCTGCGAACCAATCATTAAGAAGACAGCTCTCGCCCCGTCCCCCGAAGCATTGATGCGCTCTCGCTATACCGCTTACGCAAAGCACGAAATCGCATGGCTCAAGGACTCCCTCGAAGCAACGCAGCGCGACGACTTTGACGAACCGAGCGTAGAAGCTTGGAGCCGTCAGTCCGAATGGCTCGGCATCGAAATCAAGCAGACCAAGACCGAAGAAGAAAAGAACATCGGCTGGGTCGAATTTGTCGCTCGCTTCAAGCAGGGCAACATCACCCGCAACCACCACGAACTTGGCGAATTCCACAAGGTCGGCGGTGCATGGTTCTTCTATGACGGTCGTGCCGTGAAGCAGGAAACCATCCGTCACGAAGGTCCGGTTGTTGGCCGTAACGACCCGTGCCCGTGCGGTTCTGGCAAGAAATACAAGAAGTGCTGCGGCGCGGATAAGTAGGAAGTTAAGAGTTCTGAGTTACTAGTTACTAGAATTTCTAGTAGCTGTAATCTATAAACTAATAACTTAATAATCCTAGTAACTATCAACTATTAACTAGTAACTAAATCAAATGTTCAAGATATTTGTAGATGGCGAAGCAGGAACAACCGGCCTGCAAATTTACGAACGCTTAGCCAAGCGTAACGATCTCGAAATTCTCAAGATCAATCCGGAACTCCGCAAGGACGTGAACGAACGCCAGAAGATGATCAACGCTTCTGACGTGACCTTCCTCTGCCTCCCGGATGCCGCCTCCATGGAAAGCGCCGCCCTCTGCACGAATCCGGACACACGCATCATCGACGCCTCCACGGCTCACCGCGTGAACCCGGCTTGGACATACGGTATGCCGGAACTTTCGACCGCCCAGCGCGAAGCGATTTCCAAGAGCAAGCGCATTGCAAACCCCGGTTGCCATGCCTCGGGCTTTATCCTCGGTGTGCACCCGCTCATTGCATCGGGAATCCTCCCGAAGAGCGCAAACCTCGCCGCTTACAGCATCACCGGTTACTCCGGTGGTGGCAAGAAGCTCATTGCCGAATACGAAGCCGAAGAAAACTTAAGCCACAAGGCCGGTGAATCCAAGGCAATCATGGCTCCCGCCCCGTACGCGCTTGCGCTCGCCCACAAGCACCTCCCTGAAATGAAGAAGTACTGCGAACTTGAAAATGTTCCGTTCTTCAACCCGGTGCTTGGCCCATACTACAAGGGTATGGCCGTGACGGTCGCTATCTTCCCGAACATGCTCACGAAGAAGGTCGGTCCGCAGGACTTGACCGAAATCCTCGCCAAGCATTACGAAGGTTCGAAGTTCGTGAAGGTCTTGCCGTACGAAGCAGCTCCGGTGCTGTTCAACGGCCGCTTGGACCCGACTGTCTGTAACGATACGAACAACGCCCGCATCCAGGTATTCGGCAACGAGAACATGATGCAGGTGACAACGATTATCGACAACCTCGGCAAGGGTGCTAGCGGCGCTGCTATTCAAAACATGAATATCGCGCTCGGCCTCGATGAAACGATTGGTTTGGTCTAATCCGCAATCGTCATCAATCAAATTTCACAAAAGCGCCAAAACTCTATGAGTTTTGGCGTTTTTTGTTTTTGGAGGTGAAATTTATGCAACCAAATCCATAAGGTCAAAGTACATCAACCTTGTATGCGGATCGTCATCTTCAGAATTCATAAACCGAAAGCCATTCTTTTCATAAAAAGGAACAGCGTTCAAATACGCATCCACCGTCAAAAATCTACAACCAGTCTTGTTGTCAA
It encodes the following:
- a CDS encoding YchJ family protein is translated as MANDLCPCGSGKAYCDCCEPIIKKTALAPSPEALMRSRYTAYAKHEIAWLKDSLEATQRDDFDEPSVEAWSRQSEWLGIEIKQTKTEEEKNIGWVEFVARFKQGNITRNHHELGEFHKVGGAWFFYDGRAVKQETIRHEGPVVGRNDPCPCGSGKKYKKCCGADK
- the rlmN gene encoding 23S rRNA (adenine(2503)-C(2))-methyltransferase RlmN, which gives rise to MEWPRNIKTLTTDELKAWLRDVDEKPYRADQIQKWLFCQQVRSYDDMGNISPTLREKMAKQFTLCGLKEDQRSVSVDGTVKWLFQTEDGHHIETVMIPANGRYSVCVSTQVGCAMNCAFCRTAKMGFTRNLEAGEILEEIINVNWYLKDNGFMNEEGGVAQVTNIIFMGMGEPLNNLENVHRVCCTLHNQKLFNMGAKRMTVSTSGVVPKIKELVDRNTPCCLAVSLNSTNNEYRSSVMPVNKTWPIEKLLEAVDEYIRRTDNYVTFEFVLIQNITCTPKAAKELIRICAPRRVKVNAIVLNDGDDPTLHAPTPEEVEDFLAAVRAAEIQITIRNPRGRDILAACGQLAYKKEGKEC
- the argC gene encoding N-acetyl-gamma-glutamyl-phosphate reductase; the encoded protein is MFKIFVDGEAGTTGLQIYERLAKRNDLEILKINPELRKDVNERQKMINASDVTFLCLPDAASMESAALCTNPDTRIIDASTAHRVNPAWTYGMPELSTAQREAISKSKRIANPGCHASGFILGVHPLIASGILPKSANLAAYSITGYSGGGKKLIAEYEAEENLSHKAGESKAIMAPAPYALALAHKHLPEMKKYCELENVPFFNPVLGPYYKGMAVTVAIFPNMLTKKVGPQDLTEILAKHYEGSKFVKVLPYEAAPVLFNGRLDPTVCNDTNNARIQVFGNENMMQVTTIIDNLGKGASGAAIQNMNIALGLDETIGLV
- a CDS encoding methyltransferase, yielding MLTQNLPEFWDNLYAEGKDYWNFKKATPALLEFFKHPSCPAEGSVLIPGAGFGYDAEAWALRGHDVLAVDFAPTAVDELDHLSRKHKNLRSLDLDLFTLSPKDAKRGGQLFDIIYDYGTFSAIHPGRRDEFFEVCYKMMKDDGIFICLMYPLMNGKTMQGPPHCMSEGELMARLDGVFDIVERVKPTNSIPGREGKEEFWLMKKCL
- a CDS encoding SDR family oxidoreductase; translated protein: MIDVKGKWCLITGGCRGVGRLIAIEMAKLGANLILQGRDKSHAEKVIAELAPYGVQVKAVGCNLENEAEIDAALAEIDALGVQIDFVFNNAGLMSHYFSDYTTNTMDDFRQAMAVNFFAPIKIAYHFLPGMIKRGFGRMQLTTSGIANEPELAGYACAKAALTKFVKDFACKLNGTDVMMNVMDPGWLRTDLGGPNAPNAPETVIPGALVSVLLDDKKSGRWFSAQEFTGLAIADAVEAGRKVSA
- a CDS encoding helix-turn-helix domain-containing protein, with product MYYETLLLHEAIRLLLISIRQSRQHTQQSLSIESGISRQFISQMECGKRVPSLDTLSQLSIALKTNISSLMVELDRIYQHLFRQRQAKQIEKIEEFSAQSAAEPRNLGLQYIRNAKGFHQP
- a CDS encoding EAL domain-containing protein; its protein translation is MEKSEIPIAVYQFVDGYIKTVLVSEGLVRWLPPGCTRENLISLLDTDMYRDVHREDVVLVATKAKEFAKAKNCHYDVVYRQKLYGKEEFRTLHAVGYHDQFDDGNDYVVVVYDDVTAALESNRGNRLIFDDSLVEYLNTDKVNPYVILDAKTHEIYMVSASVERILKPVKAFDSGILFEEYFFNAGESSLITVDDILEKGEAIVQNPRTGKDLILSATLMRWHGKNSVLLRVSEHADRYFDSLTGLPNMEYSRVCGENFADKIRNAGGEPAIIFFDIVGMKLYNSANGFNMGNEFLINFAASLKKQFPKNLIWRFSNDHFAVIADVRNVEDKLNEIRRNVKGFISKISMDLYVGICKIDEFDAILDTSEKAKLACHEQKKNGDTFIRYYDDDLRKALLLQNYVVNHIDEAIAKGYIKVYYQPVVRTITETFCGMEALARWIDPQYGFLNPAVFIGALEESRQIHKLDSHIVELVCKEMREELDQGHPVVPVSFNLSRLDFIGCDIFDVVEKALQKYNIEREYIRVEITESIMASDSYVQSEIQRFRLVGYEVWMDDFGSGYSSLNTLKDYKFDELKIDMAFLSNFNDASRTIIRSTVRMAKNLGLKTLAEGVETKEQMDFLKGIGCEKVQGYYYGKPQPLKDTMEHMKSIGMLIEDSDIRVVYSKLGRLDYLVDSPKGILEYKNGLFKFLFVNKQLEEQVLSIGFANIEDVENSINDPKDPAYYTLHEAEKAAYKAPKEMTYAAHGTYVFLSGSLIADINGSHIYDMSLRNTHVSAFDSSVVDSKASLPTETKTILLADVNPQNRAFLESVLRKDYNLLLAEDGEQVLNILLEYGNRISLVLIDADLPKIDGFKIIQKFQCDRRDLQIPFIIMTDNMELAKESIRLGAYQFIHTPIKDQGLIKAKIDGSIKNAEFLHQVALNYMEYVPGGIIVFDASNADILYVNARVLDIFECDSVDEFREFIGVDFKNTILPEDYAKTDRELKEQVRSGSTATKQVTYRAKTAKGRVKRIYHVGKVFKDTPYGSVFSAFISEDDMAMKSYFTRRDAFNEFMASGEATHTKSYEPGYKGFLFWNLTKNSPVIRMDGISYIPKELEGKYTYETHYSFLSTLMLKDNTLKASDYTREKLILDFMNKCIVPPLDVTYDIDNILFTIRSSFDMIMDPDSGDIILKLQNENVETSKKVEK